A portion of the Paenibacillus hamazuiensis genome contains these proteins:
- the fliF gene encoding flagellar basal-body MS-ring/collar protein FliF, which yields MNENIIQYWNRITQYWNQFSRTQKITFIATVVLIILTVGIISYNFSKTEYALAYTNLQPSDAAAIKGYLDGAKIPYQLSEDGKSIGVPRSQVASVKLAVESQGLNKNGNVGYGAFNSSSTFGTTDKEFNVKYINAVQGELQQLINQNNAIASSKVLINLPEESVFLPKGKEKEKASASVVLNIKPGYTLDQNKVDTMYNLVSHSVKDLPIENITISNQDGETLPYSKTSNQLTASNLATQQFEINNQFRNEIQRNVQQMLGAILGRDKVIVNVFSTMNFDQRNTREQLVTAPNTIDQRGLEISVQEIQKNYNSDGGANNGGVPGTGATDVPGYPGSSNTGNSKSEETQRTVNYEVNRITNEIVATPYVVKDLTINVGIEPPDPNDPNSLTQETKDAVQKILVNVVRAALADNKQQLTEQDLNNKVSVFAHSFARPNTGTGLSSNAMLLYGGLGGIALALIAAGVYIMIRRRRAAQLAEEEELAAAASPAKVEFPTIDIDNVSNENQVRKQLEQLAKRKPEDFVNLLRTWLVDE from the coding sequence GTGAACGAGAATATTATCCAATATTGGAACAGAATTACCCAATATTGGAATCAGTTTAGCAGAACGCAAAAAATCACTTTTATTGCCACTGTAGTGTTGATTATCCTTACAGTCGGTATCATCAGTTATAATTTTTCGAAAACGGAATACGCACTGGCATACACGAATTTGCAGCCAAGCGATGCCGCCGCCATTAAAGGTTATCTGGACGGTGCCAAAATTCCATACCAACTCAGCGAAGACGGCAAAAGCATCGGCGTTCCGAGAAGCCAGGTGGCCAGCGTGAAGCTTGCCGTCGAATCGCAAGGTTTGAACAAAAACGGCAACGTCGGCTACGGGGCTTTTAACAGCAGCAGCACGTTCGGCACGACCGACAAGGAATTCAACGTCAAATATATCAACGCGGTTCAAGGAGAACTGCAGCAGTTGATCAACCAAAACAACGCGATTGCGAGCTCCAAGGTGCTTATCAATCTGCCGGAAGAATCGGTATTTCTGCCGAAAGGGAAAGAGAAGGAGAAAGCGTCCGCATCGGTCGTTCTGAACATTAAGCCGGGGTATACGCTCGATCAAAACAAGGTCGATACGATGTACAATCTGGTTTCGCACAGTGTGAAGGATTTGCCGATCGAAAACATCACGATTTCCAATCAGGACGGGGAGACGCTTCCGTACTCCAAAACCAGCAACCAATTGACGGCAAGCAATCTGGCGACGCAGCAATTTGAAATCAACAATCAATTCCGAAACGAGATTCAGCGCAACGTCCAGCAGATGCTGGGCGCCATTCTCGGCCGGGATAAAGTTATCGTCAACGTATTTTCAACCATGAATTTCGACCAGCGGAATACACGCGAGCAATTGGTAACCGCTCCGAATACGATAGATCAAAGAGGTTTGGAAATTTCCGTTCAGGAGATTCAGAAAAATTACAACAGCGATGGCGGAGCCAACAACGGTGGCGTGCCGGGAACGGGGGCAACGGACGTTCCGGGCTACCCGGGAAGCTCCAACACGGGCAATTCCAAATCGGAAGAGACGCAAAGAACCGTTAACTACGAAGTGAACCGGATTACGAACGAAATCGTCGCAACGCCATATGTCGTTAAAGATTTGACAATTAACGTCGGCATTGAACCGCCGGACCCGAATGACCCGAACTCGCTCACGCAAGAAACCAAGGATGCGGTACAAAAAATTCTTGTAAACGTCGTAAGAGCGGCTTTGGCCGATAATAAGCAGCAGTTAACTGAACAAGATCTGAACAACAAGGTAAGCGTGTTTGCCCATTCTTTTGCAAGGCCGAATACGGGCACCGGTTTAAGCTCGAACGCCATGCTGCTTTACGGCGGACTCGGCGGCATCGCTCTTGCGCTCATTGCAGCCGGCGTATATATCATGATTCGCAGAAGAAGAGCGGCGCAGCTTGCCGAAGAAGAAGAGCTTGCAGCAGCGGCGTCGCCGGCCAAAGTCGAGTTCCCGACGATCGACATTGATAATGTGAGTAACGAAAATCAGGTGCGCAAGCAGCTGGAACAGCTCGCCAAGAGAAAACCGGAAGATTTCGTCAATTTGCTTCGTACCTGGTT
- the fliE gene encoding flagellar hook-basal body complex protein FliE — translation MKTVPVSESKPSEGISAAELSNRFGQFLNDAIAKLNDDQSTVDKLNQQFVKGELSDVHQLMIASEKASLGLELTVQVRNKAVEAYQEIMRMQI, via the coding sequence ATGAAGACGGTTCCTGTTTCGGAAAGCAAGCCAAGCGAAGGGATCAGTGCCGCAGAGCTGTCGAACCGTTTCGGTCAATTTCTGAACGATGCGATTGCCAAGCTGAACGATGATCAAAGCACGGTAGATAAGCTGAATCAGCAATTCGTGAAAGGCGAGCTGTCCGATGTGCATCAGCTGATGATCGCCTCGGAAAAAGCTTCGCTCGGCCTCGAACTCACTGTCCAAGTTCGCAACAAGGCGGTAGAGGCTTACCAGGAAATCATGAGAATGCAGATTTAG
- the flgC gene encoding flagellar basal body rod protein FlgC, whose translation MRLTNGFDISASALTAQRLRMDVISSNIANADTTRGKYVNGKWVPYQRKLVTMEPKSQPTFAQSLQSAMTDGTGEGVKVSKIIEDTSPFKQVYNPTHPDSDENGYVMMPNVDVLKEMVDMISATRSYEANVTALNASKALITKAMEIGK comes from the coding sequence ATGAGGCTCACCAACGGATTCGACATTAGCGCTTCAGCGCTTACTGCACAGCGGCTGAGAATGGATGTCATTTCCTCGAATATCGCCAACGCGGATACGACCAGAGGCAAATATGTAAACGGCAAATGGGTTCCTTATCAGCGCAAGCTCGTGACAATGGAGCCGAAATCGCAGCCGACGTTCGCGCAGTCGCTTCAGTCGGCTATGACCGACGGTACCGGAGAAGGCGTGAAGGTTTCCAAAATTATCGAAGATACTTCGCCTTTCAAGCAAGTATATAATCCGACGCATCCCGACTCGGACGAAAACGGCTATGTCATGATGCCGAACGTCGACGTGCTCAAGGAAATGGTGGACATGATCTCGGCCACAAGGTCGTACGAGGCAAACGTCACGGCTCTTAACGCCTCCAAGGCGCTCATTACGAAAGCGATGGAAATAGGCAAATAG
- the flgB gene encoding flagellar basal body rod protein FlgB, translating to MFLLSKPGFQLMERALDASALRQKVIANNVANVDTPYFKRSDVRFEELLQQEMNGASLEGRRTDPRHFYIGRPAVPMEPKVVQDGSTSINNNLNNVDVDYEMSLMAKNQLRYNVMIQQVNNDLKKIRTAIGGR from the coding sequence ATGTTTCTGCTCAGCAAACCCGGGTTTCAACTCATGGAACGGGCTCTCGACGCTTCCGCCCTTCGACAAAAAGTGATAGCCAACAACGTGGCGAACGTGGACACTCCATATTTTAAACGTTCCGACGTCCGGTTCGAAGAATTGCTTCAGCAGGAAATGAACGGAGCCAGCCTGGAAGGCAGAAGAACGGATCCGCGGCATTTTTACATAGGCCGTCCCGCCGTACCGATGGAGCCCAAGGTTGTGCAGGACGGCAGCACGTCGATCAACAACAACCTCAACAACGTCGATGTGGACTACGAAATGTCGCTTATGGCCAAAAACCAATTGCGTTACAACGTGATGATCCAGCAGGTTAACAATGATTTGAAAAAAATCAGAACGGCCATCGGAGGAAGATAA
- the codY gene encoding GTP-sensing pleiotropic transcriptional regulator CodY — translation MTLLNKTRRLNRLLQKEAGNPVSFLDMAEVLSDILSANIFVVSRKGKILGNAFYSMSLKATMDPETLQEKRFPQEYNQLLLKVSETSSNLDKTSVYNVHRGLGENELLYITIVPIIGAGERLGTLILTKNEHPFIDDDLILAEYGSTVVAMEILREKAEQIEIEARSKAVVHVAVGSLSFSELEAVEHIFEELSGMEGLLVASKIADRVGITRSVIVNALRKLESAGVIETRSLGMKGTYIRVLNDQLLTGIEQLKA, via the coding sequence ATGACGTTATTAAACAAGACCCGAAGACTTAACCGATTGCTGCAGAAAGAAGCCGGCAACCCGGTCAGCTTTCTGGATATGGCTGAAGTGCTCAGCGACATTTTGAGCGCGAATATTTTTGTGGTCAGCCGGAAAGGGAAAATACTGGGCAACGCTTTTTACAGCATGTCGCTCAAAGCGACGATGGATCCGGAGACGCTGCAGGAAAAGCGTTTCCCGCAGGAATACAACCAGCTCTTGCTGAAAGTCAGCGAAACGTCCTCCAACCTGGACAAAACGAGCGTTTACAACGTTCATAGAGGGCTTGGCGAAAACGAGCTGCTCTACATTACGATCGTTCCCATTATCGGTGCCGGCGAACGGCTCGGCACCTTGATTTTGACCAAAAACGAGCACCCTTTCATCGACGACGATCTTATTCTCGCCGAGTACGGCTCCACCGTCGTCGCGATGGAAATTCTTCGCGAGAAGGCGGAGCAAATCGAGATTGAAGCACGGAGCAAGGCGGTTGTTCATGTTGCCGTCGGATCTTTGTCGTTTAGCGAATTGGAAGCGGTCGAGCATATTTTTGAGGAATTGAGCGGGATGGAGGGGCTGCTCGTCGCGAGCAAAATCGCCGACCGTGTGGGCATAACCCGTTCCGTGATCGTAAATGCATTGCGCAAGCTGGAAAGCGCCGGGGTGATCGAAACTAGATCTCTCGGCATGAAGGGAACGTATATTCGCGTGCTTAACGACCAGTTGCTCACGGGAATCGAGCAACTGAAGGCATGA
- the hslU gene encoding ATP-dependent protease ATPase subunit HslU: MKPASLTPRQIVAELDKYIVGQKSAKKSVAVALRNRYRRSLLDESMRDEIVPKNILMIGPTGVGKTEIARRLAKLVHAPFIKVEATKFTEVGYVGRDVESMVRDLVETSIRMVKAEKTEKVKDKAEQMANEKIVTILVPNPNRQKNQRNPLEMIFGGQQQPDKDEAENDYALLASRDKVRERLKKGELENDTIEIEVEDNAPSMLDMLAGQGNEQAGMNMQELFGSLMPKKTKKRKLPIKEARKVLIQEEAQKLLDMDEVYQESVKRAEQSGIIFIDEIDKICSSGRGNGPDVSREGVQRDILPIVEGSTIMTKYGPVKTDYILFIAAGAFHIAKPSDLIPELQGRFPIRVELSTLTEADLVSILKEPKNALTKQYTALLETEGIRVEFSDEAIREIARIAAEVNQNTDNIGARRLHTILEKLLEDLSFEAPDITLEQIQITPEYVREKLSDIVQNRDLSQYIL, encoded by the coding sequence TTGAAACCTGCATCCTTAACCCCAAGACAAATTGTCGCCGAGCTGGACAAATATATCGTCGGGCAAAAATCGGCGAAAAAATCGGTAGCCGTTGCCCTTCGCAATCGTTACCGCAGAAGCTTGCTGGACGAATCGATGCGGGACGAGATCGTTCCGAAAAATATTTTGATGATCGGGCCGACCGGCGTCGGCAAAACCGAAATCGCCCGGCGTTTGGCGAAGCTCGTTCACGCGCCTTTCATCAAGGTCGAAGCGACGAAATTCACCGAAGTCGGCTATGTAGGCCGCGATGTGGAATCGATGGTGCGCGACCTCGTCGAGACTTCCATCCGGATGGTGAAAGCGGAAAAAACGGAGAAAGTGAAGGACAAGGCCGAACAGATGGCCAACGAGAAAATCGTGACCATTCTTGTACCGAACCCGAACCGCCAAAAAAATCAGCGCAATCCGCTGGAAATGATTTTCGGCGGACAACAGCAGCCGGATAAAGATGAAGCGGAAAACGACTACGCTTTGCTTGCGAGCAGGGACAAGGTTCGCGAGCGGCTCAAGAAGGGCGAGCTCGAAAACGATACGATCGAGATTGAAGTGGAGGACAATGCTCCTTCCATGCTGGATATGCTTGCAGGGCAGGGCAACGAACAAGCCGGCATGAACATGCAGGAATTGTTCGGCAGCCTGATGCCGAAAAAGACGAAAAAACGAAAGCTTCCCATTAAAGAAGCGCGCAAGGTGCTCATCCAGGAGGAAGCGCAAAAGCTGCTCGACATGGATGAGGTGTACCAGGAATCGGTCAAGCGTGCCGAGCAATCCGGCATTATTTTCATCGACGAAATCGATAAAATATGCAGCTCGGGCCGCGGCAACGGGCCGGACGTTTCGCGTGAAGGAGTGCAGCGCGACATTCTTCCGATCGTGGAGGGCTCCACCATAATGACCAAATACGGTCCGGTAAAAACGGACTATATTCTTTTTATTGCAGCAGGCGCTTTTCACATTGCCAAACCTTCCGATTTGATCCCGGAGCTGCAAGGGCGTTTTCCGATTCGCGTCGAGCTCAGCACGCTGACCGAAGCGGATCTCGTATCGATTTTGAAAGAGCCGAAAAACGCGCTCACGAAACAATACACTGCCTTGCTTGAAACCGAAGGCATCCGTGTGGAGTTTTCCGACGAGGCGATCCGGGAGATTGCCCGCATTGCCGCCGAGGTTAACCAAAATACCGACAATATCGGCGCCAGACGGCTTCACACGATACTTGAGAAGCTGCTGGAGGACCTCTCCTTCGAGGCGCCGGACATCACGCTCGAGCAAATCCAGATTACTCCCGAATACGTTCGCGAAAAATTGTCCGACATCGTGCAAAATCGCGATTTAAGCCAATATATTTTGTAA
- the hslV gene encoding ATP-dependent protease subunit HslV, which translates to MEQTFHATTIFAVKHEGKGAIAGDGQVTFGNSMVMKNSAKKVRRLYRGKVIAGFAGSVADAITLFEKFEGKLEEHQGNLQRAAVELAKDWRSDRVLRRLEAMMIVMDATGLLLISGNGEIIEPDDGILAIGSGGSFALAAGRALKRYAPHMSAKEIAHAALTMAAEICVFTNHNIIVEEIE; encoded by the coding sequence TTGGAACAAACCTTTCACGCGACGACGATTTTTGCGGTGAAACACGAAGGGAAAGGTGCGATAGCCGGAGACGGCCAGGTCACCTTCGGAAACAGCATGGTTATGAAAAACTCCGCGAAAAAGGTGAGGCGGCTTTACCGCGGCAAAGTGATTGCCGGATTCGCCGGTTCCGTGGCGGATGCGATCACGCTCTTTGAAAAATTTGAGGGCAAGCTGGAGGAGCATCAAGGCAACCTGCAGCGCGCAGCGGTCGAGCTTGCGAAAGATTGGCGGTCGGACCGCGTGCTGCGAAGATTGGAAGCGATGATGATCGTGATGGACGCCACCGGCTTGCTGCTGATCTCCGGAAACGGCGAAATTATCGAACCGGACGACGGTATTCTTGCAATCGGCTCCGGAGGCAGCTTTGCGCTGGCCGCGGGCAGGGCGCTTAAGCGTTACGCTCCGCATATGTCGGCGAAGGAAATCGCCCATGCCGCCTTGACGATGGCTGCGGAAATTTGTGTGTTCACAAATCACAATATCATCGTCGAAGAAATCGAATAA